Proteins found in one Amycolatopsis camponoti genomic segment:
- a CDS encoding DUF6307 family protein: MTTDTAFVSRYDLRVKLVQDVLKENTKLSDDRCQELAVRLLHTIDNTPERVR, translated from the coding sequence ATGACCACGGACACGGCCTTCGTCTCCCGGTACGACTTGCGCGTCAAGCTGGTGCAGGATGTGTTGAAGGAGAACACGAAGCTCTCCGACGACCGCTGCCAGGAACTCGCGGTGCGCCTGCTGCACACCATCGACAACACGCCGGAACGCGTGCGGTAA
- a CDS encoding RGCVC family protein encodes MACAACPHAADSHDVIARRFCTATVAGGFHRGCVCVGGHDEPVKDRT; translated from the coding sequence ATGGCGTGCGCCGCGTGCCCGCACGCCGCGGACTCCCACGATGTGATCGCACGCCGTTTCTGCACGGCCACCGTGGCGGGTGGGTTCCACCGCGGATGCGTCTGCGTCGGCGGGCACGACGAACCAGTGAAGGACAGAACATGA
- a CDS encoding NAD(P)/FAD-dependent oxidoreductase: MRSLDVAVIGGGPAGAAIALRLARRGVDVALYEPSAYDQVRMGETLPPSINPLLRELRIWLDFVALGALVSHGTAAAWGGDEVTARSFLFCPYGNGWHVERARFDRMISKAAEKSGATLLPARVRRVRRAVGGFDIDAEIPARAAAIVDATGRAARISRGLGARHIRSDKLVCAARMFPQRADELLRDTFVEAVEHGWWYTAPLPDGQRIVACFTDAPIAARMELGTPEGWAAAAAAAEHIGPVTAGRATGPVRVVSAAAHRLHPCAGPGWLAAGDAALAMDPLSSGGVTSALRMAKAADDALLTGRRSPYAQLVEGLAVDYARQYSESYGWETRFPSADFWLARRMPSARCG; encoded by the coding sequence ATGAGGTCCCTGGACGTCGCGGTGATCGGCGGCGGGCCGGCCGGCGCGGCGATCGCTCTCCGGCTCGCGCGCCGGGGCGTCGATGTCGCGTTGTACGAACCTTCGGCTTACGACCAGGTGCGGATGGGCGAAACCTTGCCACCTTCGATCAACCCGTTGCTGCGGGAGCTGCGGATCTGGCTCGATTTCGTGGCGCTCGGCGCGCTGGTGTCTCACGGAACCGCTGCTGCCTGGGGCGGCGACGAGGTGACGGCCCGGTCGTTTCTCTTCTGCCCCTACGGCAACGGCTGGCACGTCGAACGGGCCCGCTTCGACCGGATGATCTCGAAAGCCGCGGAAAAGAGTGGTGCGACGCTGCTCCCGGCCAGGGTGCGCCGGGTGCGCCGGGCGGTGGGCGGGTTCGACATCGACGCGGAGATCCCGGCCCGGGCGGCCGCGATCGTGGACGCCACCGGCCGGGCGGCCCGGATCTCACGCGGGCTCGGCGCCAGGCACATCCGGTCGGACAAGCTGGTCTGCGCGGCGCGGATGTTCCCGCAGCGGGCCGATGAGCTGCTTCGAGACACCTTCGTCGAGGCGGTGGAGCACGGCTGGTGGTACACGGCTCCGCTGCCGGACGGCCAGCGGATCGTCGCCTGCTTCACCGACGCGCCGATAGCGGCGCGGATGGAACTGGGTACCCCGGAAGGGTGGGCGGCCGCGGCGGCGGCCGCGGAGCACATCGGGCCGGTCACTGCCGGTCGCGCGACAGGTCCCGTCCGGGTCGTCAGCGCGGCGGCTCATCGGCTGCACCCCTGCGCCGGACCGGGCTGGCTGGCGGCCGGCGACGCGGCGCTGGCCATGGACCCGCTTTCTTCCGGTGGCGTCACATCGGCACTGCGGATGGCGAAAGCGGCGGACGACGCTCTGCTCACCGGTCGCCGATCGCCTTATGCACAGCTGGTCGAAGGCCTGGCCGTGGACTACGCCCGGCAATACTCGGAGAGCTACGGCTGGGAAACCAGGTTCCCGTCGGCCGATTTCTGGCTGGCCCGCCGCATGCCGTCCGCGAGGTGTGGCTAG
- a CDS encoding ATP-binding protein — translation MFRVRLLELISTMVRRNRTGPFAITAGYGSPQPAPRAPEPVQAAGVHPAPNRQGSLTPAEPQWRFDQLVLPGETTEMLLDCLAFVQVAPTVFDRWNLRSIEPHPSVAINFRGPPGTGKTMAAHAVAHRLNRGIIMSRLSDLESKYHGDGPKNVVNLFESAAAQNAVLFVDEAESLLSRRFSQPDQAAESAINSMRTELLMALDAFDGLVIFATNLQGSYDTAISSRLTHVDFHLPGRQARKEIWSKHLPAELPLAADVDVDALAAIDGVTGRDIKEAVLRAAVSAARRGMQELSMELLTCQIRRIRSTGADDVQPATGAPDLVATKAEIDARLTSREPTNTSVVTPKASRV, via the coding sequence ATGTTCCGAGTGAGACTGCTCGAGCTGATTTCGACCATGGTCCGCCGGAACCGGACGGGCCCCTTCGCGATCACGGCCGGCTACGGATCCCCCCAACCGGCGCCGAGAGCACCGGAGCCGGTCCAGGCCGCCGGCGTCCACCCGGCGCCCAACCGCCAGGGGAGCTTGACGCCGGCCGAACCCCAGTGGCGGTTCGACCAGTTGGTGCTGCCCGGGGAAACGACGGAGATGCTGCTCGACTGCCTTGCCTTCGTCCAGGTCGCCCCGACGGTCTTCGACAGGTGGAATCTCCGGTCGATCGAGCCCCACCCGTCGGTGGCGATCAACTTCCGCGGGCCGCCCGGCACCGGGAAGACGATGGCGGCCCACGCGGTCGCCCATCGGCTGAACCGCGGCATCATCATGAGCAGATTGTCCGACCTGGAGAGCAAGTACCACGGAGACGGCCCGAAGAACGTGGTGAACTTGTTCGAGTCCGCCGCCGCGCAAAACGCCGTTCTGTTCGTCGACGAGGCCGAGTCCCTGTTGTCCCGGCGGTTTTCGCAACCGGACCAGGCCGCCGAAAGTGCGATCAACTCCATGCGGACCGAGCTGCTGATGGCCCTCGACGCCTTCGACGGTCTGGTCATCTTCGCCACGAACCTCCAGGGCAGCTACGACACGGCGATCTCCTCCCGGCTGACCCACGTCGACTTCCACCTGCCCGGTCGGCAAGCCCGCAAGGAGATCTGGAGCAAGCACCTCCCGGCGGAGCTTCCGCTGGCCGCCGACGTCGATGTGGATGCGCTCGCCGCTATCGACGGCGTGACCGGCCGGGACATCAAGGAAGCAGTTCTCCGCGCGGCCGTCTCGGCCGCACGACGGGGAATGCAGGAGCTGTCGATGGAGTTGCTGACCTGTCAGATCCGGCGAATCCGGTCGACCGGCGCCGACGATGTCCAGCCGGCGACCGGTGCCCCCGACCTCGTGGCGACGAAGGCGGAAATCGACGCCAGGCTGACCAGCCGGGAGCCGACGAACACCAGCGTGGTGACACCGAAGGCGAGCCGGGTCTAG
- a CDS encoding SDR family NAD(P)-dependent oxidoreductase, producing MTEPGTVLITGPTRNLGRHAVLAMAGRPDGQRPDLLLVGRAGRDLTAVTDEARALGAHAIEIGCDLASLADVRAAAATARGLLADGAVRPLRALVANAGTMSADTRRASADGYELTFAVNHLAHAQLIGDLIGSFTAPARVVLVGSNTYHANFWRKLLHVAEAEWADPVELARPAGGEENPGMAASGVAYSNAKLAVLYYAHELQRQAGPGISVSVFEPGWMPGTALGRGAPAAFQAMSRALGRIPGVSTPQRSGPLLAAMAVDDEWAHLRDGAFVVKTKLTEVQPVAHDRGRERRLWEATAELAHHADASRTPDAEV from the coding sequence GGCCCCACGCGCAACCTGGGCCGTCACGCCGTGCTGGCCATGGCCGGCCGCCCGGACGGGCAGCGACCCGACCTGCTGCTCGTCGGCCGCGCCGGGCGCGACCTGACCGCGGTCACCGACGAGGCCCGTGCCCTCGGGGCGCACGCCATCGAAATCGGCTGCGACCTGGCGAGCCTGGCCGACGTCCGGGCCGCCGCGGCGACCGCCCGCGGCCTGCTCGCCGACGGCGCTGTCCGTCCGCTACGCGCGCTGGTCGCCAACGCGGGCACCATGTCGGCCGACACCCGGCGGGCCTCGGCCGACGGCTACGAGCTCACCTTCGCCGTCAACCACCTCGCCCACGCGCAGCTCATCGGCGACCTGATCGGCTCGTTCACCGCCCCGGCGCGGGTCGTGCTGGTCGGCTCGAACACCTACCACGCCAACTTCTGGCGCAAGCTGCTGCACGTGGCCGAGGCCGAGTGGGCCGACCCCGTCGAGCTCGCCCGCCCGGCCGGTGGCGAAGAGAACCCGGGCATGGCGGCCTCCGGCGTCGCCTACTCCAACGCCAAGCTCGCAGTTCTCTATTACGCCCACGAACTGCAGCGTCAGGCCGGCCCGGGGATCAGCGTGTCGGTGTTCGAGCCAGGCTGGATGCCCGGCACCGCGCTGGGCCGCGGCGCCCCCGCGGCGTTCCAGGCGATGAGCCGCGCCCTCGGCCGGATTCCCGGCGTCTCGACACCGCAGCGCTCGGGGCCCCTGCTGGCCGCGATGGCGGTCGATGACGAGTGGGCGCACCTGCGTGACGGCGCGTTCGTGGTGAAGACCAAGCTGACCGAGGTCCAGCCGGTCGCCCACGACCGCGGCCGCGAGCGCCGCCTGTGGGAGGCGACCGCCGAACTGGCGCACCACGCGGACGCATCGCGTACGCCGGACGCCGAGGTCTGA